A single region of the Vespula pensylvanica isolate Volc-1 chromosome 8, ASM1446617v1, whole genome shotgun sequence genome encodes:
- the LOC122631237 gene encoding ubiquitin-like domain-containing CTD phosphatase 1: MENAIKIIVKWSGKEYEILDILESDTVLSVKNRIHKETGVRPERQKLLNLKFKGKAAQDDDIIGKLGLKPGFKLMLMGSREEDIAEVSRAPENMPDVVNDLDIEEEEVEIEKAEVYLSKIQKRIDQYTITELNPLREGKKLLVLDIDYTLFDHRSTAESGAELMRPYLHEFLTRAYKNYDIVIWSATSMKWINEKMKLLGVSNHPNYKIAFHLDSLAMISVHTPKYGVVGVKPLGIIWGKYKQFSAKNTIMFDDIRRNFIMNPQSGLRIRPFRHAHTTRNKDRELLKLSKYLELIAKVDDFQTLNHRKWEEYKAKKTHDRRGEKSDDE, encoded by the exons ATGGAGAACGCAATCAAAATCATTGTAAAATGGAGCGGAAAAGAGTACGAGATTCTTGATATCTTGGAATCTGACACGGTCCTTTCAGTAAAAAATCGCATACACAAAGAAACAGGCGTCCGTCCAGAGCgtcaaaaattattgaatctCAAATTCAAAG GCAAAGCAGCACAAGATGATGACATTATAGGGAAGCTAGGATTAAAACCAGgttttaaattaatgttaatgGGTTCTCGAGAGGAGGACATCGCGGAAGTGAGTCGAGCTCCAGAAAATATGCCGGATGTAGTGAACGATCTAGAcatagaggaagaagaagtagaaatagaaaaggctgaagtatatttatctaaaatacaaaagagaatTGATCAATATACCATCACAGAATTGAATCCTCTTAGGGAAGGCAAGAAACTTCTTGTACTTGACATAGACTACACTCTTTTTGATCATAGATCAACAGCAGAAAGTGGAGCGGAGTTAATGCGGCCATATCTACATGAATTCTTAACGCGAGCTTACAAGAATTACGATATAGTCATTTGGTCAGCAACCAGCATGAAGTGGATTAACGAGAAGATGAAACTGTTAGGTGTCTCGAATCATCCAAATTACAAAATAGCATTTCATCTAGATTCTCTTGCTATGATATCCGTTCACACGCCAAAATACGGAGTAGTGGGAGTAAAACCTCTAGGCATTATTTGGGGAAAGTATAAACAGTTTTCGGCAAAGAACACAATAATGTTTGACGacataagaagaaattttattatgaatccACAATCAGGTTTGCGAATAAGACCTTTCAGACATGCGCATACAACTAGgaacaaagatagagaattattaaaactatCTAAATATCTAGAATTAATAGCCAAGGTAGACGATTTTCAGACTCTAAATCATAGAAAATGGGAAGAATACAAAGCAAAAAAGACGCATga